A single genomic interval of Fusarium verticillioides 7600 chromosome 8, whole genome shotgun sequence harbors:
- a CDS encoding hypothetical protein (At least one base has a quality score < 10): MLPLLQMSPHAVTPPQQSNLDTLSTFPNADATFNDHHPRNVPAPYQQSFAIRTSRPHRHTIPYGSALYPPRQEHHLRRKTPNGTVDAGYDGSPSLFSHGPPPSKHLVLPRSATATAFPLTGPPIRQSHFNGSIDYRRPSSVGNTGLSDDLQARPGSSTWAYGSDTALHRGALPTNHYGLHQAEGQYIPQGQPEAPGGFPNLYQPIIRAHEYNVRAFCPPPIVMNESLPFGQPGMHTPWNYHGRPGLVSARHVQPQDLRSFQQHCGSDFARRSPFASGFDSETQPHPGFDSSMHTQSYIRPPHMSSQQGFREKVLLQAHRVYVDLLAYAQTIRKPQASKGAAGHNTSPKLLVYPKPPKPSLRISEAALGRDPTLFNNSSENDSYQDFQSRGHVVPYFQGPYNSYSSTGNSTLFAAAKSILDMLSSLCEQSTWSWIDGIMLGGCLHYGLDQYQEALEWFSRITALDSSHVEAITNKAATLYCLGRQDEAEKHWIRAVEVQPSYLEAVEHLVGLLYKKRSKEAVEIIDHVQRALRVLPAHNQQAGSHDQLAKPSGFASSGYAIHGKENGRVLALIHAKGTMLYSLKDVNRASEAFEEAVLISVGRQMTSIQDLVRQIQTALSPTETPVSHRNARHGTRPLLLPPERARHTAQLVFGGTGSLPGLQHVAEGSTKRAAVQTTSNSLLSLAKIFQDSLSSGQGAPNVLRRPSGVEDILALYYLSLSLQESPSTANNVGILLAGVQQIASNPPSPNVDVPAHSSIPGIVPGSGLALALAYYHYGLRLDPKHVHLHTNLGSLLKDIGQLDLAIQMYEQAVACDGTFDIALTNLANAVKDRGRINDAITYYKRAVSSNPEFAEAVCGLSTALNSVCDWRGRGGVILKSGKYDRWHVDDKGLLIDARSFGHDSGLVKRVVRIINRQLSDASHWGRGVLDEKKIASFTRQIKDLGLVTSFDPEQALREWSNKPWEGSRVIRLIERAARATQWKWYQDQHVSGSQKRTQYTRLRLPSGLSVPSAPTVLPFHTFTCPLSAKDIRVISQRNGIRISCSTLRLPWLPSTVYPPPPPPNPHLNIGYVSSDFNNHPLAHLMQSVFGFHNPSRAHAICYATTASDRSVHRQQIEREAPVFRDVSSWPADKLVEQIIKDEIHILVNLNGYTRGARNEIFAARPAPVQMSFMGFAGTLGAEWCDYILADSTAIPPETLRPWRGNFKIADVFKDDTEGEEEDWMYSENIIYCRDTFFCCDHAQSCDANERSVTWEQEQRRRWKMRKELFPALSDDTIIMGNFNQLYKIEPTTFRTWLRILAQVPKAVIWLLRFPELGEANLRRTARAWAGEEVASRLIFTDVAPKSQHISRARVCDLFLDTPECNAHTTAADVLWSSTPLLTLPRYPYKMCSRMAASILKGALPKSNEGRVAAAELIAGSEEEYEQRAVELATGLSYTMSTDGYGHGGGRLADIRKLLWESKWHCGLFDTKRWVNDVETAYEQAWQRWVAGEGGDIYL, encoded by the exons CTCACCGGCACACTATCCCGTACGGCTCAGCTCTTTATCCGCCACGCCAAGAGCATCATTTACGACGAAAGACACCAAACGGTACTGTCGATGCCGGATACGACGGCTCGCCATCCTTATTCTCCCATGGCCCCCCGCCTTCGAAACATTTGGTTCTACCTCGATCAGCGACGGCTACGGCATTTCCCCTGACGGGCCCTCCAATACGCCAATCTCATTTCAATGGGAGCATCGACTACCGCCGACCATCTTCGGTCGGCAATACTGGTCTCAGCGATGACCTGCAAGCCCGTCCCGGATCTTCCACTTGGGCTTATGGGAGCGATACGGCATTGCATCGTGGTGCACTTCCCACTAATCATTATGGCCTTCACCAAGCCGAAGGCCAATACATTCCTCAAGGCCAGCCAGAAGCGCCGGGGGGGTTCCCTAATCTTTACCAACCAATAATACGAGCTCACGAGTACAATGTCAGGGCATTTTGCCCACCCCCTATAGTCATGAACGAATCGCTGCCTTTTGGTCAGCCAGGCATGCATACGCCATGGAACTATCATGGTCGACCTGGCCTGGTCTCGGCAAGGCACGTTCAACCGCAGGACTTGCGCTCTTTCCAGCAGCATTGTGGTTCTGATTTCGCACGTCGTTCTCCCTTTGCTTCAGGTTTTGACTCTGaaactcagcctcatcctggaTTCGATTCGAGCATGCACACACAATCATATATTCGACCACCTCATATGAGCAGCCAACAAGGTTTCAGAGAGAAAGTATTGTTACAGGCGCACAGGGTCTACGTTGATCTGCTGGCATACGCACAAACTATCCGGAAACCGCAGGCTTCCAAAGGAGCAGCAGGTCACAACACGTcccccaagcttcttgtttACCCTAAACCTCCGAAACCTTCCTTGAGAATATCTGAAGCCGCACTTGGGCGAGATCCTACATTATTCAACAACTCTTCCGAGAATGATTCGTACCAAGACTTCCAGTCAAGGGGACATGTGGTACCCTACTTCCAGGGGCCGTATAATAGTTATTCTTCTACGGGCAATTCAACACTTTTCGCGGCAGCAAAGTCTATTTTAGATATGCTCAGCAGTCTTTGCGAACAGAGTACCTGGAGCTGGATCGATGGGATAATGCTAGGGGGGTGTCTACATTATGGTCTAGATCAATATCAAGAGGCATTGGAATGGTTCTCGAGAATTACCGCCCTTGACTCGAG TCATGTCGAGGCAATTACGAATAAAGCCGCCACTCTTTACTGTCTCGGTCGCCAAGACGAGGCCGAGAAACACTGGATCAGAGCTGTGGAAGTGCAGCCTAGTTACTTGGAAGCTGTTGAACATCTTGTTGGACTTCTTTACAAAAAGCGCAGCAAAGAGGCcgtcgagatcatcgaccATGTTCAACGGGCTCTAAGGGTATTGCCG GCACATAATCAGCAAGCCGGTTCTCACGACCAGCTAGCGAAACCATCTGGCTTCGCGTCCAGTGGCTATGCCATTCATGGGAAAGAGAATGGGCGTGTCCTGGCTCTCATACACGCGAAGGGAACCATGCTATACAGTCTTAAAGATGTGAACAGAGCATCAGAGGCTTTTGAAGAGGCCGTCTTGATCAGCGTAGGTCGCCAAATGACTAGTATACAGGATCTTGTCCGTCAAATTCAGACTGCCTTATCTCCAACAGAAACTCCAGTCTCGCATAGGAACGCTAGGCACGGTACTCGGCCCTTATTACTCCCCCCTGAAAGGGCTCGTCATACTGCACAGCTCGTCTTCGGCGGCACCGGTTCTCTACCTGGACTGCAGCATGTAGCTGAAGGCTCAACCAAGCGAGCTGCTGTGCAGACCACCAGCAATTCGCTGTTATCGTTGGCTAAGATATTCCAAGATTCTTTGTCAAGTGGGCAAGGAGCCCCGAACGTTCTACGTCGCCCTTCTGGGGTTGAAGATATCCTAGCCCTTTACTATCTATCACTTTCACTTCAGGAAAGCCCTTCCACGGCTAATAATGTCGGTATCCTCCTCGCCGGCGTTCAACAGATAGCTTCAAATCCCCCAAGTCCAAATGTTGATGTACCTGCCCATTCGAGCATCCCCGGCATAGTGCCAGGCAGCGgtctggctttggctttggcgtaCTATCACTATGGCCTACGCCTGGATCCTAAGCATGTCCATTTACACACCAACTTGGGAAGTCTGCTCAAGGACATTGGACAATTGGATCTCGCGATACAAATGTATGAACAGGCCGTGGCGTGCGATGGGACTTTTGATATCGCCCTGACAAACCTCGCCAATGCTGTCAAGGATAGGGGACGCATCAACGATGCAATAACGTATTACAAACGTGCTGTGAGCTCCAACCCCGAATTTGCCGAAGCCGTATGTGGTCTTTCTACAGCGCTCAACTCTGTTTGTGACTGGAGAGGTCGCGGTGGGGTTATTTTGAAATCCGGGAAATACGACCGATGGCATGTTGATGACAAAGGTCTGCTCATTGATGCCCGTTCTTTCGGTCATGACAGCGGCCTTGTCAAGCGTGTCGTACGGATTATCAATCGCCAGCTGAGTGACGCATCACATTGGGGTCGGGGggttctcgatgagaagaagatcgccTCGTTTACGCGGCAGATTAAGGACCTGGGCCTGGTCACATCATTCGACCCTGAGCAAGCTCTTAGGGAATGGAGCAACAAACCATGGGAGGGCTCACGCGTGATACGTTTGATAGAACGTGCAGCTCGCGCAACACAATGGAAATGGTATCAGGATCAGCACGTCTCTGGCAGTCAAAAACGTACCCAGTACACTCGGCTTCGATTACCCAGCGGGCTCAGCGTCCCTTCAGCACCAACCGTCCTACCCTTTCACACCTTCACATGCCCCCTATCAGCAAAGGACATTCGAGTAATTTCTCAGCGTAATGGCATTCGAATATCTTGTTCAACACTGCGGCTGCCATGGCTCCCTTCCACCGTCTATCccccaccacctcctcctaACCCACACCTTAACATAGGATACGTATCGTCGGATTTTAACAACCACCCCTTAGCTCACCT GATGCAATCTGTATTTGGATTCCACAATCCAAGTCGGGCACACGCCATTTGCTATGCTACAACCGCAAGCGATCGATCTGTCCACCGACAGCAGATCGAAAGGGAGGCTCCTGTTTTTCGTGACGTCAGCAGTTGGCCCGCAGATAAACTTGTAGAGCAAATTATCAAGGACGAGATTCATatccttgtcaacctcaacggCTATACAAGAGGGGCACGCAACGAAATTTTTGCTGCACGACCTGCCCCGGTCCAGATGTCCTTCATGGGCTTTGCCGGTACTCTGGGTGCTGAGTGGTGCGATTACATCCTGGCTGATAGCACAGCCATTCCGCCAGAGACCCTACGTCCCTGGCGTGGAAACTTCAAAATCGCCGACGTTTTCAAGGATGATAcggagggcgaggaggaagactGGATGTACTCGGAAAATATCATATATTGCCGGGATACTTTCTTCTGTTGCGATCATGCTCAGTCATGCGATGCGAATGAACGATCAGTTACTTGGGAACAAGAGCAGAGGCGTCGCTGGAAGATGCGAAAGGAGCTTTTTCCTGCTTTGAGCGACGACACTATCATCATGGGCAATTTCAATCAGTTATACAAG ATCGAGCCTACGACCTTTAGAACATGGCTTAGAATTCTGGCACAAGTGCCAAAGGCAGTGATATGGCTACTTCGATTTCCGGAGCTCGGGGAAGCCAATCTGCGGAGAACTGCTAGGGCCTgggctggtgaagaagtGGCCAGTCGTCTGATCTTCACAGATGTAGCGCCAAAGAGTCAGCATATCTCGAGGGCTCGTGTGTGTGACCTGTTTCTCGACACCCCTGAGTGCAACGCCCATACGACAGCGGCAGATGTTCTCTGGTCAAGCACGCCCCTACTTACGCTTCCTCGATACCCGTACAAGATGTGCTCTCGTATGGCCGCATCAATCTTGAAGGGCGCTCTGCCTAAATCAAACGAAGGCCGAGTGGCTGCAGCAGAACTGATCGCCGGAAGTGAAGAGGAGTATGAGCAACGCGCAGTTGAACTCGCCACCGGCCTCAGTTACACCATGTCCACGGATGGCTATGGTCACGGTGGTGGTCGCTTGGCAGATATACGCAAGTTGTTGTGGGAAAGCAAATGGCACTGCGGGCTCTTCGACACGAAGCGTTGGGTGAATGACGTTGAAACAGCCTATGAGCAGGCGTGGCAACGATGGGTTGCTGGCGAAGGCGGCGACATTTATTTATGA
- a CDS encoding myb-like DNA-binding protein FlbD codes for MNNAAPNQQRRGPWSQYEDVYLMELVRTHGALNWVRIASTLGTRTPKQCRERYHQNLKPTLNHEPITPEEGALIERLVADLGKRWAEIARRLNGRSDNAVKNWWNGSQNRRKRTDRRRAAQDHLDTYQYPNRPGLSISTPAMPMPGAQLSPLTGTAMRHPMSSWIEAPLPSPCSSDSAESEMGSNYTTSPSHQTMQLAVPVELPPLRHSGLPTAGDRLPSFDRLAPPPHHYADRPEYQPRLPPFAPQAQLPTAPNSPVQQQQQSQNRKTQDSRMHLSALMD; via the coding sequence ATGAACAACGCCGCTCCCAACCAGCAGCGGAGAGGCCCCTGGTCACAATATGAGGATGTGTATCTTATGGAACTTGTTCGCACACATGGAGCTCTGAACTGGGTTCGCATTGCGTCAACCCTGGGAACCAGAACACCAAAGCAGTGCCGCGAGCGCTATCATCAAAACCTAAAACCAACACTCAACCACGAACCCATCACGCCCGAGGAAGGTGCACTAATCGAACGACTTGTCGCGGACCTCGGGAAACGCTGGGCCGAAATTGCACGCCGTCTCAATGGCAGGAGTGATAATGCTGTCAAGAACTGGTGGAATGGTAGCCAAAATAGACGCAAGCGCACTGATCGACGACGTGCTGCACAGGATCATCTCGATACCTACCAATACCCGAACCGCCCCGGACTATCCATCTCTACACCAGCCATGCCCATGCCCGGAGCACAACTCTCACCCCTAACTGGCACTGCTATGCGTCACCCCATGAGTTCATGGATTGAGGCTCCCCTTCCCTCGCCATGCTCTTCCGACTCTGCTGAATCCGAAATGGGATCCAACTATACCACATCACCTTCCCATCAGACCATGCAACTCGCTGTGCCCGTCGAACTGCCACCGCTGCGTCACTCAGGCTTGCCAACAGCTGGTGACAGGCTTCCCAGCTTTGACAGATTggctcctcctccccatCATTATGCGGACAGGCCTGAGTATCAACCCAGGTTGCCTCCTTTTGCTCCTCAAGCGCAACTCCCCACCGCGCCCAACTCGCCtgtacagcagcagcagcaatcgCAAAACCGAAAGACACAAGATTCCAGGATGCATCTCTCGGCCCTCATGGATTAA
- a CDS encoding NADH dehydrogenase (ubiquinone) Fe-S protein 5: protein MASGYGMNGGVGRCFPFWQEVMGCYVVNTTAADDSGKKKCGLVLEDYYECLHHKKEHARALAMQAAYARSESATARDDAPSVKQIRSLGLIDKDEDTKKVLGQS from the exons ATGGCGTCGGGATACGGCATGAACGGCG GCGTTGGCCGCTGCTTTCCCTTCTGGCAAGAGGTTATGGGATGCTATGTGGTCAACACCACTGCCGCTGATGActctggcaagaagaagtgTGGTCTGGTTCTCGAAGATTACTATGAGTGCCTCCACCACAAGAAGGAG CATGCTCGAGCTCTCGCCATGCAAGCCGCCTACGCCCGAAGCGAATCCGCCACAGCGCGCGATGATGCGCCCAGCGTTAAACAAATAAGGAGTCTAGGACTCATCGACAAGGACGAAGACACGAAGAAGGTGCTGGGACAAAGCTAG